GCCGGAGGGCATCGAGGAAGGCGGCCAGGTTGGGGATACGGACCGCGTCGAGGTCGACGACGACCATGTCGGCGGTGGCCGACAGCTCGGCCAGCAGGCGGCCGAACGCGGTGTCGTCGAGCGTCCCGGCGGGTCGGAGCACCGCGGTCAACCAGCCCTTGGATTGCGGGTGGGTGGGGGCACAGGCGGCCGGGTGGTCGGCTGGTGCGGTGGTCGGCGAGTTCATGGCGGCTCCTTCGACTCGGCGGTTACCGCGATGTTCCTGCCGCTGTGTGGGATGGGCGTTGGGGCTGGCTGGGAGCCTCCTGAGAAGGCGCTGCTTACTCGTGGCGGAGGGCGGTTGCGGGGTCGAGGGCGGCCGCCTGGTTGGCCGGGCCGAGGCCGGCGACGATACCAACCACGGCCGAGATGCCTAGGGCGAGGGCGGCCGCCGGGTAGGAGATGATGGTGCGCTGGTCGGTCAGGTGGGGCAGGGCGACGGCCAGGCCGAGCCCGGCGGCGACCCCAAGCAGGCCGCCAATGATGCTGAGGACGGTCGCTTCGGTGAGGAACTGGGCGACGATGTCGCGGCGGCGCGCCCCGATCGCCCGGCGGATCCCGATTTCGCGGATGCGCTCGCGGACCGCGACCAGCATCACATTCGCCACGCCGATGCCGCCGACGATCAGGCTGATGGCGGCGATGGCGGTGATCAGGCGGGTGAAGTTGGTGGAGGAGGCCTGGCTGGCCTCGATCAGGCTGGTGGGGTCGAGAGTGAGGAAGTCGTTGTCGTCGTCGGGGTCGAGCTCGTGGCTTGTCCGCAGGGTGGCGGTCACCTGGTTGCGGTAGTTGTCGGCTGCGCCGTCGGCGGCGGCGACTCGCAGCTGGGTGACGCTCGGGTCGGCCGACACCAGCCGGCCCTTGATCGCGTCCAGGGGGACCAGCAGGCTGTCGTCCTGGCTCTGGGCGCCCTGGCCGGACTGCTTCAAGACGCCGATGACCTGGT
Above is a window of Actinomycetota bacterium DNA encoding:
- a CDS encoding ABC transporter permease; amino-acid sequence: MIGEAIRLAGGRLRANALRSLLTVVGLVIGVGSVVTLVAVGNGSAAEVNDQFSRLGSNTMTVMGGRGFGGGVQGAAGSSESLTLADADAIEQLDSVRAVAPVVQTQLTITNGVTSVQATVKGTTTAIQGVDNLQLNGGAFFSGFAEDHGLKLGVLGASLAADLGLSPRQAIGATLDVGTERYQVIGVLKQSGQGAQSQDDSLLVPLDAIKGRLVSADPSVTQLRVAAADGAADNYRNQVTATLRTSHELDPDDDNDFLTLDPTSLIEASQASSTNFTRLITAIAAISLIVGGIGVANVMLVAVRERIREIGIRRAIGARRRDIVAQFLTEATVLSIIGGLLGVAAGLGLAVALPHLTDQRTIISYPAAALALGISAVVGIVAGLGPANQAAALDPATALRHE